Proteins encoded by one window of Lutibacter sp. A64:
- a CDS encoding SusC/RagA family TonB-linked outer membrane protein, with amino-acid sequence MKRSLILSILFSSITAFSFSQKITINMGKVSLHEALKEIKKETNIDFFYSDRELNTDRVVLANFIDTDIEEAISKLVGKTYKIQKNEEGILLITPIHSVNFQNEITIKGVITDEFNNPLPGVTILVKGTKQGTTSDFDGNYTIKADKESTLVFSYVGYNTQEVSVNGKTEINVQLKTAVAELDEVVVTGIIERQKETYTGAVTTISGNELKEIGNQNIIQSIKTIEPSFLVLENNIQGANPNILPTIEVRGQTSISTEDLRDEYDSDPNSPLFVLDGFETTLRTIVDLDMNRVESITILKDAASTALYGSKAANGVVVVETKKSKDGELNISYTGDFSVDIPDLSDYNLMNAEEKLEFERLSGRWTYYSVDPAYQIPLDSAYNAKLADIKRGVDTYWLNEPVQTAFTQRHSVYVDGGSDALRFSTGLSYRDNEGVMKGSGRDIWSGNIDLTYRKNKINITNRLYVSGSMANESNYGSFEKFAQANPYYKKYNDENEITRHLETSAYGNYVRGYYGYNIVNPLYSSTLNNIDETNGFSVQNNLASIWTINNNLRVQAGIQLKKSTTENEVFISPEETIYDNVSFFEKGEYTNAHSENFSYVANAMLVYHNLFNKKHSLTGNLRAEIEEQNNESYTTKAVGFPSGSNGKPSFSFSYDLNAKPNFYTNKYRRNNVMASVNYSFDKKYFIDLNYRLDGSTAFGSKERYSPFWSAGLGWNLHNNFGIKGDVINVLRLRQTLGYTGNQNLGSVASTSVYTYNSLINYYGAGAKLTQYANADLEWQRTFDTNLGLDLVMFNNKLDAQFNLYNKNTNPLVVPIDLASSTGLVNYPLNVGKLKVNGWEAVINYKIINNLEDQLF; translated from the coding sequence ATGAAACGATCCCTTATTTTATCAATTCTATTCTCTAGTATTACTGCGTTCTCATTTTCTCAAAAAATTACAATTAATATGGGAAAAGTATCACTACATGAAGCTTTAAAAGAGATAAAAAAAGAAACAAATATTGACTTCTTTTATAGTGATAGAGAGTTAAATACTGATAGAGTTGTTTTAGCAAACTTTATAGATACCGATATTGAAGAAGCTATATCTAAACTTGTTGGTAAAACATATAAAATTCAAAAAAACGAAGAAGGTATTTTATTAATTACCCCTATACATTCAGTTAATTTTCAAAATGAAATAACAATAAAAGGAGTTATTACAGATGAATTTAACAACCCACTACCAGGTGTAACAATTTTAGTAAAAGGGACCAAACAAGGAACCACTTCAGATTTTGACGGAAACTATACAATAAAAGCAGATAAAGAATCTACTTTAGTATTTAGCTATGTTGGTTACAATACACAAGAAGTTAGTGTTAATGGTAAAACAGAAATAAATGTACAACTAAAAACAGCTGTTGCAGAATTAGATGAAGTTGTTGTTACTGGTATTATAGAACGACAAAAAGAAACCTATACTGGAGCAGTTACAACCATTTCTGGAAATGAATTAAAAGAAATAGGTAACCAAAATATTATTCAAAGTATAAAAACTATAGAACCTTCATTTTTAGTACTTGAAAACAACATTCAAGGAGCTAACCCTAATATATTACCAACTATTGAAGTTAGAGGACAAACCAGTATATCTACTGAGGATTTAAGAGATGAATACGATTCTGATCCAAATAGCCCATTATTTGTATTAGATGGTTTTGAAACTACTTTAAGAACAATTGTAGATTTAGATATGAATAGAGTAGAATCTATTACTATCTTAAAAGATGCAGCCTCTACAGCTTTATATGGTTCAAAAGCAGCAAATGGTGTAGTTGTTGTTGAAACCAAGAAGTCTAAAGATGGAGAATTAAACATAAGCTATACAGGAGATTTTAGTGTAGATATTCCAGACTTATCAGATTACAACTTAATGAATGCTGAAGAAAAATTAGAATTTGAACGTTTATCTGGTAGATGGACTTATTACTCTGTAGATCCAGCATATCAAATTCCTTTAGATAGTGCATATAATGCTAAACTAGCTGATATTAAAAGAGGCGTGGATACGTATTGGTTAAATGAACCAGTACAAACAGCTTTTACACAAAGACACTCTGTTTACGTAGATGGAGGTAGCGATGCTTTACGTTTTTCAACAGGATTAAGTTATAGAGATAACGAGGGTGTAATGAAAGGCTCTGGTAGAGATATTTGGAGTGGTAATATAGATTTAACCTATAGAAAAAATAAAATAAACATTACAAATAGATTATATGTAAGTGGTTCTATGGCAAATGAATCTAATTATGGTTCTTTTGAAAAATTTGCACAAGCAAATCCATACTATAAAAAATACAATGATGAAAACGAAATAACTAGACATTTAGAAACTTCTGCATATGGTAACTATGTTAGAGGTTATTATGGATACAACATTGTAAATCCTTTATACAGTTCAACCCTAAACAATATAGATGAAACTAACGGTTTTTCAGTTCAAAATAATTTAGCATCTATTTGGACCATAAACAACAATTTAAGAGTTCAAGCAGGGATTCAACTTAAAAAATCAACTACAGAAAATGAAGTATTTATCTCTCCTGAAGAAACCATATACGACAACGTAAGTTTTTTTGAAAAAGGAGAATATACAAATGCACATTCTGAAAACTTTAGCTATGTAGCAAATGCTATGTTAGTTTACCATAATTTATTTAATAAAAAACATAGTTTAACTGGTAATTTAAGAGCTGAAATTGAAGAACAAAACAACGAATCTTATACTACAAAAGCGGTTGGTTTTCCTTCAGGATCTAATGGTAAACCAAGCTTTTCTTTTAGTTATGATTTAAATGCCAAACCTAATTTTTACACAAATAAATATAGAAGAAATAATGTTATGGCATCTGTAAATTATTCTTTTGATAAAAAATACTTTATAGATTTAAATTATAGATTAGATGGTTCAACGGCTTTCGGCTCCAAAGAACGCTACTCTCCTTTTTGGTCTGCAGGTCTTGGATGGAATCTACATAACAACTTTGGAATTAAAGGAGATGTTATAAATGTGCTTAGATTAAGACAAACATTAGGTTATACTGGAAACCAAAACCTTGGAAGTGTTGCTTCAACCTCCGTTTACACATATAATAGCCTAATAAACTATTACGGTGCAGGAGCTAAATTAACTCAATATGCAAATGCAGACTTAGAATGGCAAAGAACATTTGATACTAATTTAGGTTTAGATTTAGTAATGTTTAACAATAAACTTGATGCCCAATTTAACTTATATAATAAAAATACCAATCCATTAGTAGTGCCTATAGATTTAGCTTCTTCAACAGGTTTGGTTAACTATCCTTTAAATGTTGGGAAACTTAAAGTAAACGGATGGGAAGCTGTTATAAACTACAAAATAATTAACAATTTAGAAGATCAACTATTTTGA
- a CDS encoding dihydrofolate reductase gives MITIIAAIAKNNALGKDNKLIWHLPADLKRFKQVTLNHHIIMGRKTFESLGKPLPNRTSIIISRNKNYKVEGCIVVNSLEEAIKAAAEDENPFILGGAEIYKQAIDIADKLDLTFVHHTFEADAFFPKIDTSIWKETSRQDFKADEKNNYDYSFVSFEKL, from the coding sequence ATGATCACTATTATTGCTGCAATAGCTAAAAATAATGCTTTAGGAAAAGACAACAAACTTATTTGGCATTTACCAGCAGATTTAAAAAGATTTAAACAAGTTACTTTAAATCACCATATTATTATGGGAAGAAAAACTTTTGAATCACTTGGTAAACCACTTCCTAATAGAACTTCAATTATAATTTCAAGAAATAAAAATTATAAAGTTGAAGGTTGTATTGTTGTAAATTCTTTAGAAGAAGCCATAAAAGCCGCAGCAGAAGATGAAAACCCTTTTATTTTAGGTGGCGCAGAAATTTACAAACAAGCTATTGATATTGCTGACAAATTAGACTTAACATTTGTACATCATACATTTGAAGCCGATGCTTTTTTTCCAAAAATAGACACTTCAATTTGGAAAGAAACTTCTAGGCAAGATTTTAAAGCCGATGAAAAAAACAACTATGATTATAGTTTTGTTAGCTTTGAAAAATTATAA
- a CDS encoding RNA polymerase sigma factor: MILDIRKVILNLKKGDTNAFKLIFDAFYDRLYAFSYQYVKEKYAAEEIVENTMLMVWEKRKHLDAIQNLKSYLYKTVRNASLDYLKKSSKTVQLDTELHDTQFNQFIIEEETHQYFINAMELLPDKCRQIFKMCCIEGIKYKDVAEDLNISINTVKSQRARAVKLLQSHLKDKPFYLIILNLM; encoded by the coding sequence GTGATTTTGGATATAAGAAAGGTGATTTTAAATTTAAAAAAAGGTGATACCAATGCATTTAAATTAATTTTTGATGCTTTTTATGATCGTCTCTATGCATTTTCATATCAGTACGTTAAAGAAAAATATGCGGCTGAAGAAATTGTTGAAAATACCATGCTAATGGTTTGGGAAAAAAGAAAACATTTAGACGCCATACAAAACCTAAAATCTTACTTATACAAAACAGTTAGAAATGCATCGTTAGATTATTTAAAAAAAAGCAGTAAAACAGTTCAATTAGATACGGAATTACACGACACTCAATTCAATCAATTTATAATTGAAGAAGAAACACATCAATATTTTATCAATGCAATGGAACTACTTCCAGACAAATGCAGACAAATTTTTAAAATGTGTTGCATTGAAGGTATTAAATATAAAGATGTTGCTGAAGACTTAAATATAAGTATAAATACTGTAAAATCTCAAAGAGCTCGTGCAGTAAAATTACTTCAAAGTCACTTAAAAGACAAGCCCTTCTATTTAATTATTCTTAACCTTATGTAA
- a CDS encoding RagB/SusD family nutrient uptake outer membrane protein gives MKKNIFKIISMIIVLGTLFSCDDYLDVQPEDKLLESQIYTTEGGINNILNGIYMDLVSSNLYGGNLTMSTIELLAQQYSVSDSRWSNNSFVTYQYEQTNVKYAFENVWSSAYLAILNINDLIENIDKYNTLPPSKTNIIKGEAYGLRAMMHFDLLRVFGPIYSVSPEASAIPYYTKVSTQNGKILSASDVVTLILEDLKKAEELLIDDSIKTGIIESSENTFYESRRNMRLNYFAVKALQARVNLYAGNTVEANSAAKIVIEQASEYFPWTDPSSIISAGANPDRVFSSELIFAIQNVNLYDSHDEYFASHLQDEYILTPNNTRLSDVFENNENDYRYNSTWILPTTGEKTYKTFYKYADVTDTSMSSRFLQPLIRISEMYYIVAETETDPNLAIEYINTVRYNRGLIDLDASANINAELKKEYQKEFYGEGQLFFYYKRTNTSTIPLGSSEQDQTISMGENEYVVPLPDSETQYQ, from the coding sequence ATGAAAAAAAATATATTTAAAATAATATCTATGATAATTGTTTTAGGAACTTTATTTTCCTGTGATGATTATTTAGATGTACAACCAGAAGATAAATTACTAGAATCTCAAATATACACTACTGAAGGAGGTATTAATAATATCTTAAACGGTATATATATGGATTTAGTTAGCTCAAATTTATATGGAGGTAACCTAACTATGAGCACCATAGAACTATTGGCACAACAATACAGTGTGTCTGATTCTAGATGGAGCAACAATTCATTTGTAACCTATCAATATGAACAAACCAACGTAAAATATGCTTTCGAGAATGTATGGTCTTCAGCCTATTTAGCAATTCTTAATATTAATGACCTTATAGAAAATATTGATAAATACAATACATTACCCCCTTCCAAAACTAACATTATAAAAGGAGAAGCATATGGCTTAAGAGCTATGATGCATTTTGATTTATTACGTGTTTTTGGTCCTATTTACAGTGTTTCTCCTGAAGCCTCAGCTATACCCTACTATACTAAAGTTAGCACACAAAATGGCAAAATTCTATCAGCATCAGATGTTGTGACATTAATTTTAGAAGATTTAAAAAAAGCTGAAGAATTACTAATAGACGATAGCATTAAAACAGGTATTATAGAAAGTAGTGAAAATACTTTTTATGAAAGTAGACGTAATATGAGACTAAATTATTTTGCTGTAAAAGCATTACAAGCTAGAGTAAATTTATATGCAGGAAATACTGTAGAAGCTAATAGTGCAGCAAAAATAGTAATAGAACAAGCTTCAGAATATTTTCCGTGGACAGATCCTTCTAGTATTATCTCAGCTGGAGCAAATCCTGATAGAGTTTTCTCTTCTGAATTAATATTTGCTATTCAAAATGTAAACTTATATGATAGTCATGATGAATATTTTGCCAGCCACCTACAAGATGAATACATCTTAACACCAAACAACACAAGGCTATCAGATGTATTTGAAAATAACGAAAATGATTATCGTTACAATTCTACTTGGATTTTACCAACTACTGGTGAAAAAACATATAAAACTTTTTATAAATATGCTGATGTTACAGATACAAGTATGTCTTCTAGATTTTTACAGCCTTTAATTAGAATTTCAGAAATGTATTATATAGTTGCTGAAACTGAAACAGACCCTAATTTAGCTATAGAATATATTAACACCGTTAGATACAATAGAGGACTTATAGATCTAGATGCAAGTGCTAATATAAATGCAGAACTTAAAAAGGAATATCAAAAAGAGTTTTATGGAGAAGGACAATTGTTTTTTTACTATAAGAGAACTAATACCTCTACAATACCTTTAGGCTCTTCTGAACAAGATCAAACAATTTCAATGGGAGAAAATGAATATGTAGTACCACTTCCAGATTCTGAAACTCAATATCAATAA
- a CDS encoding FecR family protein, with protein MTKKLTTYRIAELIYKSVSQTINSTEEKELQVWLKNKSNKDLFEKIIKSDAIEQKILLYKQSNKQAVYNRLSKKIALNQQKNNKKNKFATVLKYAAILIICLTVGNFIYQNNFNETVITKNAVKQIKPGYKKATLILSDGSSVDLESTKNTVIASTNTTQIKNTNNILQYNTVDKAPKTKDKTTPEEVTYNTLYVPTGGMYQIELPDGTNVWINSESSLKYPIKFTGNKRIVELTGEAYFEVTKDNSKEFIVETNSASITVLGTKFNVSSYNTDNYFSSTLVEGKIKLTSLINTKKSIIMLPGERGKIDNGKSSITINNVDSNLYTAWIEGKFYFEKENLDRILTKIGRWYNIDIEFDDPSIKKQTFTGVALKNKPVDYLLKMISETANLKYNINKNRDNDKYKLIISKN; from the coding sequence ATGACCAAAAAACTAACTACATATAGAATTGCTGAACTTATATACAAATCTGTATCTCAAACAATTAACAGTACAGAAGAGAAAGAACTTCAAGTTTGGCTAAAAAATAAATCTAATAAAGATTTATTTGAAAAAATAATTAAAAGTGATGCTATTGAACAAAAAATATTGCTTTACAAACAATCTAATAAACAGGCTGTATACAATAGATTATCTAAAAAAATAGCTCTTAACCAACAAAAAAACAATAAAAAGAACAAATTTGCTACAGTCTTAAAATATGCAGCAATATTAATTATATGTCTAACTGTTGGAAATTTTATTTATCAAAATAATTTTAATGAAACAGTCATTACAAAAAATGCTGTAAAGCAAATTAAACCTGGTTATAAGAAAGCTACTTTAATTTTAAGTGACGGAAGCTCTGTTGACTTAGAGAGCACAAAAAATACAGTAATCGCGTCAACAAATACCACACAAATTAAAAATACAAATAACATTTTACAATACAATACTGTAGACAAAGCTCCTAAAACAAAAGATAAAACAACCCCAGAAGAAGTAACCTATAATACATTATATGTTCCTACGGGAGGTATGTACCAAATTGAATTACCTGACGGAACTAATGTTTGGATAAATTCAGAATCTTCATTAAAATACCCTATAAAATTTACCGGTAACAAACGCATAGTAGAACTTACAGGTGAAGCATATTTTGAAGTAACAAAAGATAACTCAAAAGAATTTATAGTTGAAACAAACTCAGCTTCAATTACTGTTCTAGGAACAAAATTTAATGTTTCCTCATACAATACTGATAATTATTTTTCTTCAACACTTGTAGAAGGAAAAATTAAATTAACCAGTTTAATAAATACTAAAAAATCGATTATAATGCTACCGGGAGAAAGAGGAAAAATCGATAACGGAAAATCATCAATTACTATTAATAATGTAGATTCAAACCTATACACAGCTTGGATAGAAGGGAAATTTTACTTTGAAAAAGAAAATTTAGATAGAATTCTAACTAAAATAGGGCGCTGGTATAATATTGATATTGAATTTGATGACCCTTCAATTAAAAAACAAACATTTACAGGAGTTGCTTTAAAAAACAAACCTGTAGATTATTTATTAAAAATGATAAGCGAAACAGCAAATTTAAAATATAACATTAATAAAAACAGAGACAATGATAAATACAAGCTAATCATATCAAAAAATTAG
- a CDS encoding PKD-like family lipoprotein, whose product MTKGNVLAADRQKDLATTKNLQLDALSIPPASYEVFYRVTDKNTGIQWSTSFNLNVESTIYQGWLIMNDVNGTARLDMISKLTDDELIMHDVLALSGSSLVLEGAPGNVYCYPYDPTFYGIYVTSEETGTTKIHPETFDWETEYYLSFEMLSSVPTDFKADFIKMLPFGSESLMYKDGNYYYYLRVYQYRYGVPINIVDGEVNTFKASPYVGTAGVMGESILYDEDNKRFVRHPWASLKSNVFPEGTLFDYNIDMDLVFMDRTEYNGGEVFAILKDNPSNKLYLARMSSGFFGNISQRYFEEIPTEIAEDMALAEHFAISPQFGYLFYNVGSKIYEYDFGIKQSKLMIDKGTEEITQLKFSKFSYPNNEPQSLYTNQLLVASYNSGESNGTLEFYEVPPVNGDLILTESYDGFGKIVSTSFRER is encoded by the coding sequence ATGACCAAAGGAAATGTGTTAGCAGCAGACCGACAAAAAGATTTAGCAACAACTAAAAATCTACAATTAGATGCTTTATCTATACCTCCTGCTTCTTATGAAGTATTTTATAGAGTTACAGATAAAAACACTGGAATACAATGGTCTACCTCATTTAACTTAAATGTAGAAAGCACCATTTATCAAGGGTGGTTGATTATGAATGATGTAAACGGAACAGCTAGACTAGATATGATATCTAAATTAACAGATGACGAATTGATAATGCATGATGTATTAGCTTTATCTGGTTCATCATTAGTTTTAGAAGGTGCTCCTGGAAATGTGTACTGCTACCCTTACGACCCAACATTTTACGGAATATATGTAACATCTGAAGAAACTGGAACAACAAAAATTCACCCAGAAACTTTTGATTGGGAAACAGAATACTATTTATCATTTGAAATGCTTTCTTCTGTTCCTACAGATTTTAAGGCAGATTTTATTAAAATGTTGCCATTTGGATCAGAAAGTTTAATGTACAAAGACGGTAACTATTACTATTACCTAAGAGTCTACCAATACAGATATGGAGTACCTATAAATATTGTAGATGGTGAAGTAAATACTTTTAAAGCTTCTCCTTATGTTGGTACAGCTGGAGTAATGGGAGAAAGTATACTTTATGATGAAGATAATAAACGCTTTGTGAGACATCCTTGGGCTTCTTTAAAATCTAACGTATTTCCAGAAGGAACATTATTTGATTATAATATAGATATGGATTTGGTTTTTATGGATAGAACTGAATACAATGGAGGAGAAGTTTTTGCAATTTTAAAAGATAACCCTAGCAATAAACTATATTTAGCACGTATGAGTTCAGGATTCTTTGGAAATATAAGTCAAAGATATTTTGAAGAAATACCTACTGAAATTGCTGAAGATATGGCACTAGCAGAACACTTTGCTATAAGCCCACAATTTGGATATCTATTTTATAATGTAGGTAGTAAAATTTATGAATACGATTTTGGAATTAAACAATCGAAATTAATGATTGATAAAGGAACTGAAGAGATAACCCAATTAAAATTCTCAAAATTTTCATATCCTAATAACGAACCACAATCGTTATATACTAATCAATTACTTGTTGCAAGCTACAATTCTGGAGAATCTAATGGGACTCTAGAATTCTATGAAGTACCTCCAGTAAATGGAGATTTAATCTTAACAGAATCTTATGATGGTTTTGGAAAAATTGTTAGCACTTCTTTTAGAGAACGCTAA
- a CDS encoding thymidylate synthase, whose translation MKQYLDLIKHVQENGTVKEDRTGTGTKSVFGYQMRFDLSKGFPMVTTKKLHLKSIIHELLWFLKGATNIDYLKENGVKIWDAWANENGDLGPVYGHQWRNWNSEGIDQITEVINTIKTNPDSRRMLVTAWNPSVLPDTSISFSENVANGKAALPPCHAFFQFYVTDGKLSCQLYQRSADIFLGVPFNIASYALLTMMMAQVCGLGYGDFIHTFGDAHIYSNHSEQVALQLSREPKELPQMKINPNIKNIFDFNFEDFTLVNYNPHPHIKGAVSV comes from the coding sequence ATGAAACAATATTTAGATTTAATAAAACACGTTCAAGAAAATGGAACGGTAAAAGAAGATAGAACAGGAACAGGTACAAAAAGCGTTTTTGGCTATCAAATGCGATTTGATTTAAGTAAAGGGTTTCCAATGGTAACCACAAAAAAATTACATTTAAAATCTATAATTCATGAGCTTCTTTGGTTTTTAAAAGGAGCAACAAACATAGATTATTTAAAAGAAAACGGCGTAAAAATTTGGGATGCATGGGCTAATGAAAATGGTGATTTAGGTCCTGTTTACGGACATCAATGGCGTAATTGGAATAGTGAAGGTATAGACCAAATTACAGAAGTAATTAATACTATAAAAACAAACCCAGACAGCAGAAGAATGTTAGTAACAGCTTGGAATCCGAGTGTATTACCCGATACAAGTATTTCATTTTCTGAAAATGTAGCAAACGGAAAAGCTGCGCTTCCACCCTGCCATGCTTTTTTTCAATTTTATGTAACAGATGGAAAACTATCTTGCCAATTATACCAACGCAGTGCAGATATTTTCTTAGGAGTTCCATTTAACATTGCTTCTTACGCCTTATTAACTATGATGATGGCACAAGTTTGTGGATTAGGTTATGGAGATTTTATACACACCTTTGGAGATGCACACATATACAGCAACCACAGCGAACAAGTAGCACTACAGTTATCTAGAGAACCAAAGGAGCTCCCTCAAATGAAAATAAACCCAAATATTAAAAATATTTTTGATTTTAACTTTGAAGATTTTACCTTAGTAAATTACAATCCGCACCCACATATTAAAGGTGCAGTTTCTGTATAA
- a CDS encoding DUF4843 domain-containing protein yields MKKINIYLILICFGLCLSSCDTDDIKTYQTSDNIYFSWSKHHNLWINNTSQYIDSIGFSFAFKNATVVDTLFQLPISVQGKALDNDRIVNLKVLDQSTAIEGVHFDISDPVIFRAGMSIDSIPITFYRTPEMKNNTYTLAIELLANDDFSVNMKNEVLDDLTEEIRNHTIFQISVNDILTAPEYWYDGYLGTFSSKKMFLMSELLGIATNFYDSPIQSYSEVQYHGLFMQRYLNEKEASGETVYEDDGSKMMMGPYVQ; encoded by the coding sequence ATGAAAAAAATAAATATATACTTAATTTTAATTTGTTTTGGACTTTGTTTGAGCTCGTGTGACACAGATGATATTAAAACCTACCAAACTAGCGATAACATTTATTTTAGTTGGTCAAAACATCATAATTTATGGATAAATAATACGAGCCAATATATTGATAGTATCGGGTTTTCTTTTGCCTTTAAAAACGCAACTGTTGTAGACACATTATTTCAGTTGCCAATATCTGTTCAAGGAAAAGCATTAGACAATGACAGAATAGTTAATTTAAAAGTTTTAGACCAATCTACAGCAATAGAAGGTGTTCATTTTGACATTTCAGATCCCGTTATTTTTAGAGCTGGAATGAGTATTGACAGTATACCTATTACATTTTATAGAACACCAGAAATGAAAAACAATACATATACTTTGGCTATTGAACTTTTGGCTAATGATGACTTTTCTGTAAATATGAAAAATGAAGTCTTAGATGATCTTACAGAAGAAATAAGAAATCATACTATATTTCAAATATCTGTAAACGACATTTTAACAGCTCCTGAATATTGGTATGATGGATACCTAGGAACATTTAGTTCTAAAAAAATGTTTTTAATGAGCGAGTTACTTGGTATTGCTACTAACTTTTACGATTCACCTATTCAAAGTTACTCAGAAGTACAATATCACGGACTTTTTATGCAACGTTACTTAAATGAAAAAGAAGCTTCAGGAGAGACCGTATATGAAGATGATGGTAGTAAAATGATGATGGGGCCATATGTACAATAA
- a CDS encoding 2TM domain-containing protein, with product MNEQFELYENARKRIKQKKRLYLHFVIFLIGSVFLIILNKFVKVWEQYDWFVWAILTWFFLFILHFINVFITNKFMNKEWERKQTEKLVLKQEVKIAKLEKKIAEEGKRKAESESYASEVIEKEQQKLPNIKKNE from the coding sequence ATGAATGAACAATTTGAATTGTATGAGAATGCAAGAAAACGCATCAAACAAAAAAAACGCCTTTACTTACATTTTGTAATTTTTTTAATCGGGTCTGTTTTTTTAATCATCCTTAATAAATTTGTTAAAGTTTGGGAACAGTACGATTGGTTTGTTTGGGCAATTTTAACTTGGTTTTTCTTATTTATATTACATTTTATCAATGTTTTTATTACCAACAAGTTTATGAACAAAGAATGGGAACGTAAACAAACCGAAAAATTAGTTCTAAAACAAGAAGTAAAAATAGCTAAACTCGAAAAAAAAATAGCAGAAGAAGGTAAAAGAAAAGCTGAAAGTGAAAGTTATGCTTCAGAAGTAATTGAAAAAGAACAACAAAAGCTACCAAACATTAAAAAAAACGAATGA